From the genome of Denticeps clupeoides chromosome 4, fDenClu1.1, whole genome shotgun sequence, one region includes:
- the trim2a gene encoding tripartite motif-containing protein 2, with protein MATEASTIPSPVVRQIDKQFLICSICLDRYDSPKVLPCLHTFCESCLQNYIPAHSLTLSCPVCRQTSILPEKGVSALQNNFFITNLMDVLQRSPESSSDESNIGDSINAVATGQPLSCPNHAGNVMEFYCPPCETAMCEECTSGEHGEHPTVPLKDVLEQHKASLQDQLDAVKSRLPEIDSALQVLSDILQQLTNQKSSIEEDIHTTFDELQKTLNVRKSVLLMELEVNYGVKQKVLQAQLDALLAGREGISSSCRFTEQALSHGSEAEVLLVKKQMSDRLTELANQELPLSPEENSQLDFVVETEGLKKSIHNLGAIVTTNAVAVETVATGEGLRQCVAGRPTSITVTTKDKDSELCRTGNACLTTCLVSMDGSPVNNGEVVDHKNGTYEFLYTAPCEGRFTLSLLLYDQHIKGSPFTIRATKPSELSSNADGTKKRLKSPGSGHVKQRAIKRPASMYSSGKRKENPIEDDLMFRIGTKGRNKGEFTNLQGVAASSLGKVLIADSNNQCVQIFSNDGQFKSRFGVRGRSPGQLQRPTGVAVHPNGDIIIADYDNKWVSIFSSDGKFKVKIGSGKLMGPKGVSVDRNGHIIVVDNKACCVFIFQTNGKLVTKFGNRGNGDKQFAGPHFAAVNQNNEIIITDFHNHSVKVFSPEGEFRLKFGSNGEGNGQFNAPTGVAVDVNGNIIVADWGNSRIQVFDGSGSFLSYINTSADPLYGPQGLALTSDGHVVVADSGNHCFKVYRYLQ; from the exons ATGGCCACTGAAGCCTCTACCATCCCCAGCCCTGTTGTGCGTCAGATTGACAAGCAGTTCCTGATCTGCAGCATATGCCTGGATCGCTACGACAGCCCCAAAGTCCTGCCCTGCCTGCACACCTTCTGTGAAAG CTGTCTGCAGAACTACATACCGGCGCACAGCCTGACTCTGTCGTGCCCAGTGTGTCGGCAGACGTCCATTCTGCCAGAGAAGGGCGTGTCGGCCCTGCAAAACAACTTCTTCATCACCAACCTGATGGACGTCCTGCAGCGCAGCCCTGAGAGCAGCAGCGATGAGAGCAACATTGGCGACAGTATCAACGCTGTGGCAACAGGGCAGCCCCTCTCATGCCCCAACCATGCCGGCAAT GTGATGGAGTTCTACTGTCCACCATGTGAGACGGCAATGTGTGAGGAGTGTACGAGTGGGGAGCATGGAGAGCACCCCACTGTCCCACTTAAGGACGTGCTAGAACAGCACAAGGCCTCACTACAAGACCAGCTGGATGCTGTGAAGAGCAg GCTTCCAGAAATCGACTCCGCCCTGCAGGTCCTGTCTGACATCCTGCAGCagctgaccaatcagaagagCTCTATTGAGGAGGACATCCACACTACATTTGATGAGCTGCAGAAGACCCTGAACGTGCGCAAGAGTGTGCTGCTTATGGAACTGGAGGTCAACTATGGAGTTAAACAGAAG gtgcTGCAGGCTCAGCTGGATGCGCTCCTGGCAGGTCGGGAGggcatcagcagcagctgcagattTACGGAGCAGGCCCTGAGCCACGGCTCGGAGGCGGAGGTGCTTCTTGTTAAGAAACAGATGAGTGACCGCCTCACTGAGCTGGCCAATCAGGAGCTGCCACTCAGCCCGGAAGAAAACAGCCAGCTTGACTTTGTGGTGGAGACGGAGGGTCTGAAGAAATCCATCCACAACCTTGGTGCCATTGTCACCACCAATGCCGTCGCTGTGGAAACGGTTGCCACGGGCGAGGGACTACGCCAGTGTGTTGCCGGTCGGCCCACCTCCATCACGGTGACTACCAAAGACAAGGACAGTGAACTGTGTCGGACAGGGAACGCCTGCCTGACCACTTGTCTGGTGTCGATGGATGGTAGCCCTGTTAACAACGGCGAGGTGGTTGACCACAAGAACGGCACCTACGAGTTCCTCTACACGGCACCTTGTGAGGGCCGTTTCACGCTTTCACTGCTGCTTTACGACCAGCACATTAAGGGCAGCCCCTTCACCATCCGTGCCACCAAGCCCTCTGAACTGTCATCCAATGCAGATGGCACCAAGAAGCGTCTGAAGTCTCCAGGCAGTGGGCATGTGAAGCAGCGTGCCATCAAACGCCCTGCCAGCATGTACAGCTCGGGCAAAAGGAAGGAGAACCCCATTGAAGATGACCTCATGTTTCGCATTG GTACAAAGGGAAGAAACAAAGGTGAGTTCACCAATCTGCAGGGAGTGGCAGCATCTTCTCTTGGCAAAGTTTTAATAGCAGATAGCAACAACCAGTGCGTTCAG attttttctaATGACGGGCAGTTTAAAAGCCGCTTTGGGGTACGGGGACGGTCACCAGGGCAACTGCAGCGACCCACTGGCGTGGCTGTCCATCCTAACGGTGACATCATCATTGCAGACTATGACAACAAATGGGTCAGCATTTTCTCCAGCGATGGCAAATTTAAA GTGAAAATTGGCTCAGGGAAGCTGATGGGACCAAAAGGTGTCTCGGTCGACCGGAATGGCCACATCATCGTTGTGGACAATAAGGCCTGCTGCGTCTTCATCTTTCAGACAAATGGCAAGCTGGTCACCAAGTTTGGAAACCGTGGCAATGGAGACAAGCAGTTTGCTG GGCCCCATTTTGCTGCAGTAaatcaaaacaatgaaataatcaTTACAGATTTCCACAACCATTCCGTAAAG GTCTTTAGTCCAGAAGGGGAGTTTCGGCTGAAGTTTGGATCAAATGGTGAGGGGAACGGACAGTTCAACGCCCCTACGGGAGTGGCAGTAGACGTCAATGGCAATATCATAGTAGCTGACTGGGGCAACAGTCGAATTCAG GTGTTTGATGGTAGCGGCTCCTTCctctcctacatcaatacatcAGCCGACCCCCTGTATGGCCCTCAGGGCCTGGCCCTAACTTCTGATGGTCATGTTGTGGTGGCAGACTCTGGGAACCATTGTTTCAAAGTGTACCGGTACCTGCAGTGA